One window of Equus asinus isolate D_3611 breed Donkey chromosome 7, EquAss-T2T_v2, whole genome shotgun sequence genomic DNA carries:
- the LOC106835401 gene encoding dynactin-associated protein, with product MDRKHGKYVANIEQSENQPPITCSNDQEAHSSACWRPPSNDITGDVSSDLTGVCMSPGVLTYSGHPHTALCNTQVKENCCNNWSLWKFFLACLLACAITTAIGVLIICLVTNRGNDNSTIVIQLPSNNGKPVVIIPGTTSTASQPTVATTSTEPTTTTVSTESTTTATSTEATTTEATTITSTEPTTTTGTTISSTEPTTTAAITITSTEPTTTTGTTISSTEPTTTAGTTITSTEPIATTSSTEPTTTTATTTTSSETTAATT from the exons ATGGACAGAAAGCATGGAAAATACGTAGCGAATATCGAACAATCTGAAAACCAGCCA CCAATCACGTGTTCCAATGATCAAGAGGCTCACAGCTCTGCGTGCTGGCGTCCACCTTCAAATGACATAACTGGGGATGTCTCTTCCGACTTAACTGGGGTCTGCATGAGCCCAGGAGTCCTTACATACTCAGGACACCCACACACAGCATTATGCAATACACAG GTAAAAGAAAATTGCTGCAATAACTGGTCTTTGTGGAAATTCTTTCTGGCTTGTCTCTTAGCCTGTGCCATAACAACAGCAATTGGAGTACTCATAATATGCCTGGTGACTAATAGAGGAAATGACAATTCCACCATTGTTATCCAGCTGCCCTCAAACAATGGGAAGCCTGTAGTTATCATTCCTGGAACAACCTCTACTGCTTCTCAACCTACAGTGGCCACCACTTCAACGGAACCTACAACTACAACTGTTTCAACAGAATCTACAACCACTGCAACGTCCACTGAAGCTACAACCACAGAAGCCACAACCATCACTTCAACTGAACCCACAACCACAACAGGCACAACCATCTCTTCGACTGAACCCACAACCACAGCAGCCATAACAATCACTTCAACTGAACCCACAACCACAACAGGCACAACCATCTCCTCAACTGAACCCACAACCACAGCAGGCACAACCATCACTTCAACTGAACCTATAGCCACCACCTCTTCAACTGAACCTACAACCACGACGGCCACCACCACAACTTCAAGTGAAACCACAGCTGCCACCACTTAA